A window of Hymenobacter siberiensis genomic DNA:
AGTTCCCCCCTCGGGCAGCACGTAGGCCGGGCCAAAGCGGGCCAGCTGCTCCGCCATAAACTCCGGCTCGGCCCGGCGGCGGTAGGCCGTGCGGTCGAGGTAGTGCAGGGCCATGCCATCGGCGGCGGCCCGGACCAGCGTGGGGTTGAGCGTGGACCCCGCCGCCGGCTCATCGCCCCGAATCAAGCCGATGGTGCGGAAGCCCAGCAGCCGGCCGGCCGCCGCCACGGCCGCAATGTGGTTGGAATAAGCCCCGCCAAAAGTGAGCAGCGTGTGGTGGCCCTGCACACGGGCCGCCGCCAGATTGTACTTGAGCTTGCGGGCCTTGTTGCCGGGCAGGTCCGGGTTCACCAGGTCGTCGCGCCACAGCAGCAGGCGCACGCCGTGGGCGTTGGCTACCGGCTCATCGAGCAGCTGAAGAAGGGATGTAGGCAGCATCGGGACGGCGGTAAAACGAGAAAGGGGACCAAAGAAACAACCGTTCCCCCATCCCCTTTCCCTGATTTTGCACAAAGCAGAAGCTACGCCAGCACCGGCGCGTCGTTCAGCAGCTCGTCGCCGCTGCGCTCGCGACGGCGTGCTACGTACACGCCCGTGCCCACCAGCACCAGCAGCAGCGCAATGCTGGCCACCAACGACACCGCATTGCCCACGGCGTAAGACCTCGGCTCAAACTTGAACTCAATGGTGTGCGCGCCGGCCGGCACCTGTAGGGCCCGCAGCACGTAATCGGCCCGAATGTGCGGCACCGGCTTGCCATCGATGAAAGCCTGCCAGCCATCGGCGTAATAGATTTCGGAGAACACCACCAGGCCGGCCTGCGTAGCATTGTAGCGGTATTTCAGCTCGTCGGGGCTATAGTTGGTGAGAGCGATGCTGGAGCCGGCAATGTCGTAGGTCGCGGCTTTTTGCTGCGGAAATTTGCTGGCATCCACCACCGCTTCGGTGGCCGGGCTCAGGGTACTGAGGGCCGCCATCTCGGCATCGGGGCTGGCCACGGGCTGCACTTCGCTCACAAACCAGGCATTGCCCAGCGCGCCGGGGTTGCGCTGCACTGGCTGCTTGGCGTCACCGGTGATGAGGTAGCGCATGTTCAGCATATTGAGCACCTGCTGGTTATTGTTTGAAATCTGGCGTTCGATAAGGTCCTGGTAGCGGCGCAGCTTGGCCCCGTGGTAGCCACCAATGCTCTTGTGGAAGTATGAAGTCTGGGCTTCGTTGAAGGGATTTTGCACGTTGAGCACGCGGTAGCTCAGGTCCTTATCCTGCAAAATCAGCTGGTCGGCCGGGCTGAGCTGGAATTCCTCGGCAATGGTTTCGCGCTGAAATTTATTGTCGCCGAGGTAGCGCTTATCCACGCCCCACAAATCCACCAGCACCAGCACCACCATAATGGCCGCCGCCGGCACCACTTTCAGTTGTCCTTTCAGGTGGAAATACAGCACGCCTAACGCCGCCCCAATAAAGAGCAGCCCACGCCACACGTCGTTGCGGAGCAAATCGGCGCGGTCGGCGCGCAGCGCGCCCAGCAGCTGCGGCGTGAAACCCTGCTTGGTCAGCTCCCCATCCACGGGCGCGGCAAAATCGAAGCTGAAGCTGGCCAGATAAGCCAGCACGCACAACCCGGCCGCGATAGCGCCGGCATACAGCACCTTGGGCAATAATGCCGAAGCCTCGGCCGAAAGGGGCGCTTTGGTACCCGGTAGCGTGGGCGCAGCGGCCGGCCGGGGCCGCAGGATGCGGCTCAAGGCCAGCGCACCCAGAATGGGCATGGCCAGCTGCGCAATCACCAGCGCCATGCTCACGGCCCGAAACTTATTGTAGCCCGGCAGCAGGTCAAAAATCAGGTAGTTAAACGTTTCAAAGTTCTTACCCCAGGCCAGTAAAATGGACAGCACCGTGCCCGCCAGCAGCCAGTAGCGCGTACGCTTTTCCACCACAAACAGCCCCAGAATGAACAGAAAGCATACCACCGCGCCCATATACACCGGCCCGGCCGTGTAGCTCTGCTGGCCCCAGTAGGTGGGCATCGAACCCAAATATTCCTGCGGCAGGCCTGCTTTGGCCAGGTTAGAATCGGTGCCGAGCGGCATGGAGCTGGCCCCGCCGTAGAAATTGGGAATCAGGAGAGTAATAGTTTCGCCCACACCGTAGCTGTACTGGAACGCGTAGTCGCGGTCCACGCCCGAGCCGGCGTCCTCCGGGTTGGCGGCCGGGGCCTGGCCGGGCGCAGTAGGCGCGGCCGACTTCAACTCACTCGGGCCCCGGTTGCTGTATTTGCTATATTCGGCGGTGGTGTAGAGGCGGCCGAAACTCACGCCTACAGCCAGCGCCGCGCCCAGCGCCAGCAGCGCCGTGCGCTTGGCAAAATCGGGCAGGCGGCCCGCCCGCACCGCCGATACCAACTCGATAATGCCGAAAATAGCCACCAGCAGCAGCAGGTAGTACGTAATCTGAAGGTGGTTGACGTGCACGTTCAGCGTGAGGCCCACGGCAAAAAGCGCGGCTCCCAGCCACTTATCGCGGCGGTACGTCACGAGCAGGCCGCCCAGCACCAGCGGCGCGTAGGCCAGGGCCAGGCTCTTAGTGTTGTGGCCAGCGGCCAGAATGGCCAGGTTGTAGCTCGAAAAGCCCAGCGCCACCGCGCCCGCCACCGCAATGAGCGGCCGCACGCCCAGCGCCACCAGCAAAATGTAGCCGCAGAGCAGCGCCAGAAACAGGTTGGCTACCACGGCGGGTAGGCCCAGCGTCATGGCCTTCTGCAAATACCCGGACCAGTCGCCCGGAAAGTGCAGGCTGATAAGGTACGTGGGCATACCCGAGAACATGGAATTGGTCCATAAAGCCTCTTTGCCCATGGCTTTAGCGTACTCCTGCGCCTCGTGCGCCCCCCCCTGGAACTGGGTAATATCGTGCTGAGCCAGGGTTTTGCCATCGAACATGATGGGCGCGAAATACGCGCAGGCAAGCACCACGAAAAACAACACCGCCAGCACATGCGGCACAGCCCGCTGCCACCACGGCGCGGACGAAACAGAAGGAGCAGAAGCAACAACAGCCATCAGGGCAATTTTGGGGAAAATGAAAACGTGCCCGAAGGTACAGTAGAACCACCCGTAGCCGCTAACGTCCCGGAGTCAATCCCCAAATCCCAAGGCCACTCCAATCTTCCTGAAATTGACCCTACCCTACTTTACTTCCTCAAAATCAATGTATTCCCCACCCTTAAAGTCGTGTGGTTGTTTGCCCTGTTCTGCCACGGGCGGCACATAGTCCACCCGCACTTCGCCGGGCTGGGCATTAGGGCTGCTATCGGGCCGTGCCTGGGGCGGCACCACAAAGCCTCCGTTGCGCATCTGCTTGCGCACAAAGCCGCTTAGCGCCAGCCGCAGCACAATGGGCAGCAGGTATCGAACCGCGAAAAAAATCAGAATGAATATGAGCCAAAATTTCATATAGCTGGAAACGTAAACGCCGCCACAAAGTACGGTCAGCGCCTGCTGACGTGCACTCGGCACTTTTGCTTTACATAAACGGCCCGCTCCGGCTTATCGGTTCCGCAGCGCGAGGGCAACAGTACCAGCCAGACCAGCGGTAGGTGAGCGCAGTGATTTCGGGGGAAGCAGGAAAGACTGTTTCCTAATGCAAACGCACGGCCCCGGGTTCGGTTGCTAAATTTTTCTCCAGTTGTGGTTGCGTGGCTTCCGGCCTATTGCCTATCTTTGCAGCCCCATCCGATAAACCGTTGGTCGGGAACAAGCCGCTTTAGCTCAGTTGGTAGAGCAGCTCATTCGTAATGAGCAGGTCGTTGGTTCGAGTCCAATAAGCGGCTCCAAATAAAAAGGCCCTGAAACCGCATTGCGATTTCAGGGCCTTTTTATTTGGAGCAAAGCCATCTGCCGCGCAGTTATTGGAAAACGCGCTGCGAAGCCGCCACTTGGTTGAACGAAGCGACCACGCCCACCGCCTCGGCCAGAAACTCCGGGTTGGCCTCAATATGGTTGCCCACCACCACCACGTCGGCCCCGGCTGCCAGGGCTGCATACAATCTCTCGCCTGAGTTCAGCCCGCCACCCACAATGAGGGGCGCACTCACGGCTTCGCGCACGGCCGCAATCATCGCACCGGATACCGGGTTTTGAGCCCCGCTGCCACCGTCGAGATACATCAGCTTCAGCCCCAGCTGCTCGCCAGCCAGTGCCGTGCAGGCCGCGATACCCGGCTTATTGTGCGGCATGGGTGCGGTACCACTCATGTAGGAAGCCGTGGTAGGCCGGCCCGAATCGACCAGCATATAGCCCGTCGACAGCAGTTGCAAGCCGCTGGCCTTGAGGCGCGGCGCGGCCACCACGTGCTGGCCAATCAAAAAATCAGGGTTGCGGCCCGAGATGAGCGAGAGCAGCAGCAAGCCATCGGCCGGGCCATCGAGGTGCATGCTGTGGCTGGGAAACAGCAGCACCGGCACATCAGAATGGGCCTTGATTAACGTGATAAGGGCAGCTTGGTGCGAACTAAGCACCAGGCTGCCCCCCACAAAAAAGTAATCGACCGGATGCGCCTCACTCAGGCCGAGCAGGTGCAACAGGCTGGTTTCATCCAGGTTGTCCGGGTCGAGCAATACGGCCAGCGCTTTGCGGCCATGCTGCTGCCGGGCACGCAGCGCATCATAAAGACTTAGAAGGGTTAGACGCATCCGAGGAATCAGAAGGAGCAGACGAGGCGACGG
This region includes:
- a CDS encoding YfhO family protein encodes the protein MAVVASAPSVSSAPWWQRAVPHVLAVLFFVVLACAYFAPIMFDGKTLAQHDITQFQGGAHEAQEYAKAMGKEALWTNSMFSGMPTYLISLHFPGDWSGYLQKAMTLGLPAVVANLFLALLCGYILLVALGVRPLIAVAGAVALGFSSYNLAILAAGHNTKSLALAYAPLVLGGLLVTYRRDKWLGAALFAVGLTLNVHVNHLQITYYLLLLVAIFGIIELVSAVRAGRLPDFAKRTALLALGAALAVGVSFGRLYTTAEYSKYSNRGPSELKSAAPTAPGQAPAANPEDAGSGVDRDYAFQYSYGVGETITLLIPNFYGGASSMPLGTDSNLAKAGLPQEYLGSMPTYWGQQSYTAGPVYMGAVVCFLFILGLFVVEKRTRYWLLAGTVLSILLAWGKNFETFNYLIFDLLPGYNKFRAVSMALVIAQLAMPILGALALSRILRPRPAAAPTLPGTKAPLSAEASALLPKVLYAGAIAAGLCVLAYLASFSFDFAAPVDGELTKQGFTPQLLGALRADRADLLRNDVWRGLLFIGAALGVLYFHLKGQLKVVPAAAIMVVLVLVDLWGVDKRYLGDNKFQRETIAEEFQLSPADQLILQDKDLSYRVLNVQNPFNEAQTSYFHKSIGGYHGAKLRRYQDLIERQISNNNQQVLNMLNMRYLITGDAKQPVQRNPGALGNAWFVSEVQPVASPDAEMAALSTLSPATEAVVDASKFPQQKAATYDIAGSSIALTNYSPDELKYRYNATQAGLVVFSEIYYADGWQAFIDGKPVPHIRADYVLRALQVPAGAHTIEFKFEPRSYAVGNAVSLVASIALLLVLVGTGVYVARRRERSGDELLNDAPVLA
- a CDS encoding DUF4834 family protein, yielding MKFWLIFILIFFAVRYLLPIVLRLALSGFVRKQMRNGGFVVPPQARPDSSPNAQPGEVRVDYVPPVAEQGKQPHDFKGGEYIDFEEVK
- a CDS encoding geranylgeranylglyceryl/heptaprenylglyceryl phosphate synthase, which translates into the protein MRLTLLSLYDALRARQQHGRKALAVLLDPDNLDETSLLHLLGLSEAHPVDYFFVGGSLVLSSHQAALITLIKAHSDVPVLLFPSHSMHLDGPADGLLLLSLISGRNPDFLIGQHVVAAPRLKASGLQLLSTGYMLVDSGRPTTASYMSGTAPMPHNKPGIAACTALAGEQLGLKLMYLDGGSGAQNPVSGAMIAAVREAVSAPLIVGGGLNSGERLYAALAAGADVVVVGNHIEANPEFLAEAVGVVASFNQVAASQRVFQ